A genomic region of Drosophila kikkawai strain 14028-0561.14 chromosome X, DkikHiC1v2, whole genome shotgun sequence contains the following coding sequences:
- the LOC108083775 gene encoding uncharacterized protein: protein MMKKKQKQQHQQQQQQQSQQQQHQSKAEADRQQPTSGGSNSSNNKHSPKTEQRSAKRSNNQGNTKNNNNNSKRCSRSRSRSRSSSSSSSASTSSSSSNASIGSDASSSMSKTSSANPQASAAAAATAAAAAAAAATAAAAAAANATNAADFSAFDFNDSSDNSDTPLVPRPPFLSRAAAAAAAAAAAAAALTSSSNNSNNSAAGQMPHSSSSASNNNNNNINNNNNNNNNNNGNTNNNSRSSSSSLDEEEEEEEEEEEEEDEDEEEDDEEHQQQQQQQQQLAAEQQQRAAAAAAVVAAAVNALHNGNKQQQQHYNNNNNNNNNGNSKRDQREREDHLQSQQQQAPPEEEDEDYDEEEEDDEEEDHHHHQQQQQGNGHDLGPTDLRHVLPHDPQQQQQLQQQQQQLQQEPADYDDEGEEEDEDDEDEDEDEAASSHLDSRATLSSAHLNSAAAAESSNIHMSAVAAAAAAAAAAAAAAAKLNAQLEQQNATALDMASSSSGAPLPASAAQQQQPGPSSLLGGNSNTSFSTNNNSNHALSSTHGGSSVGGGSGPGGVGCCNDLMGAVSSGGGGNSRGGSSLGGLVGGSTLQQHQQQQQQQQQQQQQQQQLHQQQQGNGNGNGSGSGGSSAASERRKYRHQNYSKNIYIGTKNAEKWEHMRTRLQFKNDVEFVAYLLNLADNDTDRLNNLPPPSPAHTPTKGFDGNFKLEPNLSAKDFAPPPESSLNGNGNTSGNGDSASAASLPMATPTPPQRKRYKKRVQFSSETLNGYAGKGKGAAAAAAAAAAAAAAGGGSGASGGSYSYTKSKKQEAKAAAAALKAGAAAAAAAAAAAAASSALPEVLDCRIAEKIKSELEANSKESLPSALCLKKAAAAAAAAAAAAAAAAAEGHGGSDEDEDDEEQHQQQQQHHQHLLANMPAMDAVDGLAGGVPNGQLGNFHVRSKTQGGKKSQAAKAAAAAAAAAAAAAMMPPNSYDEHEDDPGLGGPGNEDDDDDDEELDEEALAREMKMEQNFVEEEDEHDIAFRSHQSCRECSITHDHKMCPLRNACGNVTDAVDLGEWIERRNLEALAKLKADAQRQAKRASGRQRHEDDDMEDMEDMDMDESSQLSELETKPLITFAEASVPAEFELHNVEPNVTGVFARTEVRAYTKLGPLIGQPAQTGEVREGSDMKWIFEMCEAGADKSYLLCCDNPNASNWLRFVRPAPSYEERNVNLVSIDRQAYFVSCRDLRNGMELLYWSDDCNTMWRKKHTEKTNCGGCNLKFEHPLYYRTHCSVFHDPSMSLTIRKYHCKVCGEAVLGKDNIMKHAAEKHDGKGAYQCQFCSKFFLRLNYLEMHRTYGCASNPNRSRPVCDFCGRKFCQPQKLKAHIKRMHSDMAEVLRDFQCKLCSKLLGSRAALQRHSKEVHSRNSTVVSCPRCQKLFQNRSNLKIHMLTHSGVRPFKCAEPECNAAFTTKQCLQFHYKKVHNYTQEQMPKIERSVAYTFDAYSGGMKVDFLEQAPRRRRKSLEDQSSMLSGSLQSDAEFSDDNLFEAIKKSGKSIKDLCRNEPNLSLLSSKISSIFGDKVVPPSVSVSAAASATTTGGRKRKRKKEPSAAAQHHQHHHQQQQQQQQQQQLGQQQQHTQQHATAQQQLHTQQHQQQHVSAAQQQLQHQQQQQQQQQQHLQQQQQHQQVQHSHHQQQQHAAQQHQQQLHHDPQQQQQHPPQYHPHHLHQHGLQQHTQQQSQQQQQQHSQQLHSNDPDEEEAVAAAAAAAAAAEHARLEQVRRKQNAQLSLVESFLTTTAQRLSAQQQVQQVVAAAAAVSAMAGAGDDPAKLGHMMGHMGVGVGVGMDEEEDEEDDDDDGGGGGGGGGGGGGSASGSSVTHQQHHSHVHAHQSHHSHVHAHAHPHHAHSHSHGHSHPHQHASVQAAGQQDYRHAVAMNAAALGQNLVVSKGSKKWIQEVDSSEVGSDPGGPGGGGTGSCGQLASGPGSDLGFAVPPSSVDEHSKLLGQNRDFLARLMSSASASHAHAHAHAHAHAHQQHQQQQHQQQQQQHQHSAHSREEDENSSFLDVVESNNNAAAAAAAAAAAAAMSQYGGGGGGGGSGPGSVGGGGGGTGSGPGSGGDGSGGQTPTGPATGGTVAGGDEPQMQMNSLAHSQSFMSSFYNNASARGVVGGSSSASMLVEAALNSVGNMIDSESSDLKVPNDNHINSDSPMSAHVDPESQRFAGNGGSSGGGGGNSNGAGGGGGGASSGGTNGGTIAGAMDNLENELKMMKNLGSFPMQIPPLPMFQGACNISPSASTPTNPQSNQNQNDVDVDAGSTPRPQHPDSDGFSSSHHRTPPSPPPISPGRDYGGMFGGTAGNGGGPGSNSTPAGSSSGGGGAAGGGGGGGGGGANSMSASSPLPALQPQRRNASSVGSTYPEHELISPASSPSIPRYNFNGDMMRHKRVVQQEQEHQERQRQNISRHNQMSSDEENSIMPQNSAGQDMRMKFPQSQIDLMYSKYESMASNLKYNSQDLDSPAEYRQAGGNGVGNPALSAAAAAAAAASAANDLSDLQGLDMSSRSNAASSNYHHNFQLPSSRYHHHIYDILSDREQQSQQAQQSGGSVGGGGAGPGGSVVHQQEHGHGQHHAMQQHQQSAAAMHNMLSEQLGEQEHDQTTSVDLSRTANYVVSSPPQLPYNHPSHHDMLRMASLDLTPNTANMAVGNNRSFLSSQMQHQSRESLEHHRLLSTVEQHRILAASNAAADQHRLLVDPTAHLLMEQNNRLLGTADQSRLLGESAAAAAQNRHMARSFGAYHQVASSNYHPGVRPPPVLPSANHHASNPSNYHPFPAYY, encoded by the exons atgatgaagaagaagcagaagcaacaacaccagcagcagcagcagcagcaatcgcagcagcagcagcaccaaagCAAGGCGGAGGCTGATCGGCAGCAGCCCACtagcggcggcagcaacagcagcaacaataagcATTCCC cAAAAACTGAGCAGCGTTCGGCAAAGCGCAGCAACAACCAAGGCAAcactaaaaacaacaataacaacagca aacgttgcagtcgcagtcgcagcagaagtcgcagcagcagcagcagtagcagcgccagcaccagcagcagcagcagcaacgccaGCATAGGCAGCgacgccagcagcagcatgtcCAAAACAAGCAGCGCAAATCCAcaagcatcagcagcagcagcagcaacagcagcggcggcggcagcagcagcagcaacagcagctgcagcagcggctgcAAATGCAACAAATGCCGCCGATTTTAGTGCTTTCGATTTTAACGATAGCTCCGATAACTCCGATACGCCCCttgtgccacgcccaccctTCCTTAGTCGCgccgcagcagcggcggcagcggcagcggcagcagcggccgccttaaccagcagcagcaacaatagcaacaactCGGCGGCAGGACAAATGccgcacagcagcagcagcgccagcaacaataataataataatattaataataacaataataataataacaataacaatggcaacaccaacaacaacagtcgcagcagcagcagcagcctggacgaggaagaagaggaggaggaagaggaagaggaggaggaagacgaggatgaggaggaggacgatgaagagcaccagcaacagcaacagcagcagcagcagctagcggccgagcagcagcaacgggcggcagcggcagcagccgTGGTGGCAGCCGCTGTCAATGCTTTGCACAACGgcaacaagcagcagcagcagcactataacaacaacaacaacaacaataacaatggcAACAGCAAGCGAGATCAGCGGGAACGTGAAGATCACTTGcaatcgcagcagcagcaggcgccgCCAGAGGAAGAGGATGAAGActacgacgaggaggaggaagatgATGAAGAGGAAgatcaccaccaccatcagcagcagcagcagggcaaTGGTCATGATCTGGGACCCACAGATCTCAGGCATGTCCTGCCCCATGatccacagcagcagcaacagttgcagcaacaacaacagcagctgcaacagGAGCCCGCCGACTATGACGATGAGGgtgaggaggaggacgaagatgacgaggacgaggatgaAGATGAGGCGGCCAGCAGTCACCTGGACAGCCGGGCCACCCTCTCCTCGGCCCACCTGAactcagctgctgctgccgagaGTAGCAATATCCATATGAGCGccgtggcagcggcagcagcagcagcggccgctgcagcagccgcagctgcCAAGCTAAACGCCCAGCTGGAGCAGCAAAATGCCACCGCTTTGGACAtggccagcagcagtagcGGTGCCCCTTTGCCGGCGTCTGCCgctcaacagcagcagccaggacCCAGCAGCCTGCTGggcggcaacagcaacacgaGCTTCTccacaaacaacaacagcaaccacGCCCTCAGCTCCACCCACGGCGGCAGCTCGGTGGGCGGTGGTAGTGGACCAGGTGGCGTTGGCTGTTGCAATGACCTCATGGGAGCGGTATCATCGGGTGGTGGTGGAAACTCACGTGGAGGCTCCTCTTTGGGTGGACTTGTGGGTGGCTcgacgctgcagcagcatcagcagcagcagcagcagcaacaacaacagcagcagcaacagcagcagctgcaccagcagcagcagggcaaCGGCAACGGTAATGGAAGCGGTAGCGGTGGCAGCAGCGCCGCCAGTGAACGTCGCAAATATCGCCACCAGAACTATAgcaaaaacatatatatcgGTACCAAGAACGCGGAGAAGTGGGAGCACATGCGCACCCGGCTGCAGTTCAAGAACGATGTGGAGTTTGTCGCCTACCTGCTCAACCTGGCCGATAACGACACGGATCGGCTGAACAA CCTACCCCCGCCCTCGCCCGCCCACACGCCCACCAAAGGCTTCGATGGTAATTTCAAGCTGGAACCAAATCTCAGCGCCAAGGACTTTGCCCCACCGCCGGAATCCTCGCttaatggcaatggcaatacCAGCGGGAACGGTGACTCCGCCTCGGCGGCCTCCCTGCCCATGGCCACGCCCACCCCGCCACAGCGCAAGCGGTACAAGAAGCGTGTCCAGTTTAGCTCCGAAACCCTCAATGGCTATGCCGGCAAGGGCaagggagcagcagcagcggcggcggcggcggcagcagcagcagcagcaggaggaggaagtGGAGCTTCAGGAGGAAGCTACAGCTACACCAAGTCCAAGAAGCAAGAGGCCaaggcagcggcggcagcccTCAAGGCAggtgcagcagctgcagcggctgcggcggcggcggcagctgccTCCTCGGCCTTGCCCGAGGTCCTTGATTGCCGCATTGCCGAGAAGATCAAGAGCGAGCTGGAGGCCAACAGCAAGGAGTCACTGCCCAGTGCCCTCTGCCTAAAGAaggccgcagcagcagcagcagcggcggcggcagcagcagccgcagcggcAGCCGAGGGTCATGGCGGCAGCGACGAAGACGAGGATGATGaggagcaacaccagcagcagcagcagcaccaccaacaTCTGTTAGCCAACATGCCCGCCATGGATGCCGTGGATGGCCTGGCAGGAGGAGTTCCAAATGGCCAGTTGGGCAACTTCCATGTCCGCTCCAAGACGCAGGGTGGCAAGAAATCCCAGGCTGCCAaggcggcagcagctgcagctgcagcagcggcagcggcggccatGATGCCGCCCAACTCCTACGATGAGCACGAGGATGACCCAGGCCTGGGTGGACCCGGCAACgaggacgatgacgatgatgacgagGAACTCGACGAGGAGGCCCTGGCCcgcgaaatgaaaatggagCAGAATTTCGTGGAGGAAGAAGATGAGCATGACATAGCCTTCCGGTCGCATCAATCCTGCCGCGAATGCTCCATCACGCACGACCACAAGATGTGTCCGTTGCGCAATGCCTGCGGCAATGTGACCGATGCCGTTGACCTGGGCGAATGGATTGAGCGACGGAATCTGGAGGCTTTGGCCAAGCTGAAGGCCGATGCCCAGAGGCAGGCGAAGCGAGCTAGCGGCAGGCAACGGCATGAAGATGATGACATGGAGGATATGGAGGATATGGATATGGATGAATCATCGCAGCTCTCAGAGCTGGAGACGAAACCCCTGATAACCTTTGCCGAGGCCTCGGTGCCGGCGGAATTCGAGCTGCACAATGTGGAGCCCAATGTGACGGGGGTTTTTGCTCGTACCGAGGTGCGCGCCTACACCAAACTGGGTCCACTTATTGGCCAGCCGGCACAGACTGGAGAGGTTCGGGAGGGTAGCGACATGAAGTGGATCTTTGAGATGTGCGAGGCCGGTGCAGACAAGTCGTATTTGCTGTGCTGCGACAACCCAAATGCCTCCAATTGGCTGAGATTTGTTCGGCCAGCTCCTAGCTATGAGGAGCGTAATGTCAATCTGGTGTCCATCGATCGACAGGCGTACTTTGTAAGCTGTCGGGATTTGAGGAATGGCATGGAGCTGCTCTACTGGAGCGATGACTGCAACACCATGTGGCGCAAAAAGCATACGGAGAAGACGA ATTGTGGCGGCTGCAATTTGAAATTCGAGCATCCTTTGTACTATCGCACCCACTGCTCTGTCTTCCATGATCCCTCCATGAGCCTCACCATACGGAAATACCATTGCAAGGTCTGCGGCGAGGCTGTTTTGGGCAAGGATAACATCATGAAGCATGCCGCCGAGAAGCATGATGGCAAGGGCGCCTATCAGTGCCAGTTCTGTAGCAAGTTCTTCTTGAGACTCAACTACCTGGAGATGCATCGCACATATGGCTGCGCCTCGAATCCAAATCGCTCAAGGCCTGTCTGCGATTTCTGTGGGCGCAAGTTCTGTCAACCGCAGAAGCTGAAGGCGCACATCAAGCGGATGCACAGCG ATATGGCTGAAGTTTTACGAGATTTTCAGTGTAAATTATGTTCAAAACTTCTAGGATCGCGAGCGGCACTGCAGCGCCACTCGAAGGAGGTGCACAGCCGCAACTCGACGGTGGTGAGCTGTCCGCGTTGCCAGAAACTCTTCCAGAATCGCAGCAATCTCAAGATCCATATGCTGACCCACTCGGGCGTGAGGCCGTTCAA ATGCGCCGAGCCAGAGTGCAATGCTGCCTTCACCACCAAGCAGTGCCTGCAGTTCCATTACAAGAAGGTTCACAACTATACACAGGAGCAGATGCCCAAGATTGAGCGCAGCGTGGCCTATACCTTTGATGCCTATTCCGGCGGCATGAAGGTTGACTTTCTGG AGCAAGCACCGCGCCGGCGGCGCAAGAGCCTCGAGGACCAGAGCTCCATGCTCAGCGGTTCGCTGCAGAGCGATGCCGAGTTCAGCGATGACAACCTGTTCGAGGCCATCAAGAAGAGTGGCAAGTCCATTAAGGATCTGTGTCGCAACGAGCCGAATTTGTCGCTGCTTAGCTCCAAGATATCCAGCATTTTTGGTGACAAGGTGGTGCCCccatccgtttccgtttccgctgcGGCCTCTGCCACGACCACCGGCGGCAGGAAGCGAAAGCGCAAGAAGGAGCCCAGTGCGGCGGCTcagcatcatcagcatcatcatcagcagcagcagcagcaacagcagcagcagcagctgggacagcagcagcaacacacgCAGCAACATGCCACcgcgcagcagcaactgcatacgcagcagcatcagcagcaacatgtgtcagccgcccagcagcagttgcaacatcaacaacagcaacagcagcagcagcagcagcatctgcagcagcagcagcagcatcagcaggtGCAGCATAGtcaccaccagcagcaacaacatgctgcccagcagcatcagcagcagctgcatcatgatccccagcagcagcagcaacatccgCCGCAGTATCACCCGCATCACCTGCACCAGCACGGCCTTCAGCAGCACACGCaacagcagtcgcagcagcagcagcaacagcattcGCAGCAGCTACACAGTAACGATCCCGATGAGGAGGAGGCTgtcgccgcagcagcagcagcagcagcggccgcGGAGCATGCCCGCCTGGAGCAGGTGCGGCGGAAGCAGAACGCCCAGCTGAGCCTGGTCGAGTCCTTCCTCACCACCACTGCCCAGCGGCTGAGCGCCCAGCAGCAGGTGCAGCAGGTGGTGGCCGCCGCGGCCGCTGTCTCGGCCATGGCCGGCGCTGGCGATGATCCCGCCAAGCTGGGTCACATGATGGGCCACATGggtgtgggcgtgggcgtgggcatggacgaggaggaggacgaggaggatgatgatgatgatggcggcggcggtggtggcggaggaggtggtggtggcggctcTGCTAGTGGCTCTTCTGTGACCCACCAGCAGCATCATTCTCATGTCCATGCCCACCAGTCGCATCATTCGCATGtccatgcccatgcccatcCGCATCACGCCCACTCGCATTCGCATGGCCACTCTCATCCCCACCAGCATGCCTCTGTCCAGGCAGCAGGACAGCAGGATTATCGCCATGCCGTGGCCATGAATGCCGCCGCCTTGGGCCAAAATCTGGTGGTCAGCAAGGGTAGCAAAAAGTGGATCCAGGAGGTGGATTCCAGTGAGGTGGGCAGCGACCCGGGTGGCCCAGGTGGTGGAGGAACTGGTTCTTGTGGCCAACTTGCGTCGGGTCCTGGCTCGGATCTTGGCTTTGCCGTGCCGCCCAGCTCTGTGGATGAGCATAGCAAGCTTTTGGGTCAGAATCGTGATTTTCTGGCCCGTCTTATGagcagtgccagtgccagtcatgcccatgcccatgctCATGCCCACGCCCATgcccaccagcagcaccagcagcagcagcaccaacagcagcagcagcagcatcagcacaGCGCCCACAGCCGGGAGGAGGATGAGAACAGCTCTTTCTTGGATGTCGTCGAGTCCAATAATAATGCTGCGGCCgctgcagccgccgccgcagcagcagcggccatGTCGCAGtacggcggaggaggaggaggaggtggatcAGGACCAGGCAGcgtgggaggaggaggaggaggaacaggTTCTGGCCCTGGCAGTGGCGGCGATGGCAGCGGCGGACAAACACCAACGGGCCCAGCCACCGGTGGAACCGTTGCTGGCGGAGATGAGCCCCAAATGCAGATGAACTCCCTGGCCCACTCGCAGTCCTTCATGAGCTCCTTCTACAACAATGCCAGTGCACGTGGCGTGGTCGGTGGCTCCTCATCGGCCAGCATGCTGGTGGAGGCGGCCTTGAACTCCGTTGGCAATATGATTGACAGCGAGAGCAGTGACCTTAAG GTTCCCAACGATAATCACATCAACAGCGACAGTCCCATGAGTGCCCATGTGGATCCCGAATCGCAACGCTTTGCAGGCAACGGGGGCAGctctggcggcggcggtggcaacAGCaatggtgctggtggtggtggtggtggtgcctcCTCTGGTGGTACCAATGGTGGCACCATTGCCGGTGCCATGGATAACCTGGAAAATGAACTAAAGATGATGAAAAATCTGGGCAGCTTCCCCATGCAGATACCACCACTGCCCATGTTCCAGGGCGCCTGCAATATATCGCCCAGCGCCTCAACGCCCACAAATCCGCAGAGCAACCAGAACCAAAACGACGTGGATGTGGATGCTGGGAGTACGCCCCGTCCCCAGCATCCCGATTCGGATGGCTTCTCCTCCTCGCATCATCGAACGCCGCCCTCGCCGCCACCCATATCACCGGGTCGTGATTATGGTGGCATGTTTGGTGGCACCGCCGGCAATGGCGGTGGTCCGGGCTCCAATAGCACGCCAGCGGGTAGCTCtagtggtggtggcggtgcagccggtggtggtggtggtggtggcggtggtggtgccAATAGCATGTCCGCCTCATCGCCTTTGCCTGCCTTGCAGCCGCAGCGTAGGAATGCCTCCAGTGTGGGCAGCACCTATCCTGAGCATGAGCTCATATCGCCGGCCTCGTCGCCCAGCATTCCGAGGTATAACTTTAATGGGGACATGATGAGGCACAAGCGAGTGgtccagcaggagcaggagcatcAGGAGCGGCAGCGCCAGAATATCTCCCGGCACAATCAGATGTCCAGTGATGAGGAGAATAGCATAATGCCGCAAAACAG CGCTGGCCAGGATATGCGCATGAAGTTCCCCCAGTCACAGATCGATCTCATGTACTCCAAGTACGAGAGCATGGCCAGCAATCTCAAGTACAATAGCCAGGACCTGGACTCCCCAGCCGAGTACCGCCAGGCGGGCGGCAATGGTGTTGGCAATCCTGCGCTTagtgccgctgccgccgcagcagctgcCGCCAGTGCGGCCAATGATTTATCGGATCTTCAGGGTCTGGACATGAGCTCTCGTTCGAATGCCGCCAGCAGTAATTATCATCATAACTTCCAACTGCCCAGCAGTCGTTATCATCATCACATCTATGATATACTCTCCGATCGAGAGCAACAATCCCAGCAGGCCCAGCAATCGGGTGGGTCTGTGGGCGGTGGCGGTGCCGGACCGGGTGGATCGGTGGTACATCAGCAGGAGCATGGACATGGCCAGCATCATGCcatgcagcagcatcaacaatCGGCCGCGGCCATGCACAATATGCTGAGCGAACAGCTGGGCGAGCAGGAGCATGACCAGACCACCTCGGTGGATCTGAGCAGGACGGCCAACTATGTGGTATCATCGCCACCTCAGCTGCCGTACAATCATCCATCGCATCATGACATGCTGCGGATGGCCTCGCTGGATCTAACGCCCAACACGGCCAACATGGCCGTGGGCAACAATCGGTCGTTCCTCTCCTCGCAGATGCAGCACCAGAGTCGTGAGAGTTTGGAGCATCACCGGTTGCTCTCCACGGTGGAGCAGCATCGCATATTGGCCGCCTCGAATGCAGCTGCCGATCAGCATCGCCTGCTGGTCGATCCCACCGCACATCTGCTGATGGAGCAAAATAACCGGCTGCTGGGCACGGCGGATCAGAGTCGTTTGCTGGGCGaatcggcggcggctgctgcccAAAATCGGCACATGGCCAGGAGTTTTGGTGCCTACCATCAGGTGGCGTCCAGCAATTATCATCCGGGTGTAAGGCCGCCGCCAGTCCTGCCATCGGCCAATCATCATGCCTCCAATCCGTCGAACTATCATCCCTTCCCCGCCTACTACtag
- the LOC108083869 gene encoding mitochondrial ornithine transporter 1: MTPLSEENDDSAPPIQAIRQRHREKLTPPAEESPVNEAASAGDEVVDEKSTVIMPPPPPRIGSTEVGSSVLLLTPDEIIESYERALQAAIEGIEGGNGDATQSKWKKLRSLSVQSTLRAVRDGLLFVVGGFLRFVRRLDMHGGGTGNNINFVEGLIDFLAGSLGGAAQVYVSQPLDTVKVKLQTFPEAYRGMWDCFVRTYQKDGFARGLYAGSIPAVFANVAENSVLFAAYGGCQKFVTFLVGKETPSELTTVQNACAGSLAACFSTLTLCPTELIKCKLQALREMKHFVEAAHPEDMRTPWTLTRYIWRTEGIRGFYRGLSSTFIREMPGYFFFFGSYEGTRELLRREDQTKDEIGPVRTMIAGAIGGVCLWTSTFPADVIKSRIQVKNLNDSMFTVGADIVRREGVLALYRGLLPSVLRTIPATATLFVTYEYTKRAMSATL; the protein is encoded by the exons ATGACGCCCTTGTCAGAAGAGAACGACGACAGTGCTCCACCAATCCAAGCCATTAGGCAGCGGCATCGGGAGAAGTTGACGCCTCCGGCGGAAGAATCACCGGTCAACGAGGCGGCTTCTGCTGGTGATGAAGTCGTCGATGAAAAGTCCACTGTAAtcatgccgccgccgccgccaaggATCGGGAGCACTGAAGTGGGCAGCAGTGTTCTGCTATTGACGCCCGACGAGATCATCGAGTCCTACGAACGAGCCCTGCAG GCAGCCATTGAGGGCATAGAAGGCGGCAACGGCGACGCCACCCAAAGCAAGTGGAAGAAACTCCGATCGCTCAGTGTTCAATCAACGCTTAGGGCCGTACGCGACGGTCTGCTGTTCGTGGTCGGCGGTTTCTTGCGTTTCGTTCGACGCCTCGATATGCACGGCGGCGGTACCGGCAACAATATCAACTTTGTCGAAGGGCTAATCGACTTCCTCGCCGGCTCCCTGGGCGGTGCGGCGCAGGTATATGTCTCCCAGCCCCTCGACACGGTCAAGGTCAAGCTGCAGACCTTCCCGGAGGCATATCGCGGCATGTGGGATTGCTTTGTGAGAACCTATCAAAAGGATGGTTTCGCCCGTGGCCTCTATGCCGGCTCTATACCGGCGGTGTTTGCCAATGTTGCTGAAAATTCGGTACTATTTGCCGCCTACGGTGGTTGTCAAAAATTCGTAACATTTCTGGTGGGCAAGGAGACGCCCAGTGAGTTGACCACCGTACAGAATGCCTGTGCTGGCTCCCTAGCCGCCTGCTTTTCCACGCTCACCCTCTGTCCCACGGAGCTGATCAAGTGCAAGCTTCAGGCGCTGCGCGAGATGAAGCATTTTGTGGAGGCAGCCCACCCGGAGGACATGAGAACGCCATGGACGTTGACGCGATACATTTGGAGGACCGAGG GCATCCGAGGCTTCTATCGGGGCCTGAGCTCTACATTCATACGCGAGATGCCGGgctactttttctttttcggcaGCTACGAGGGCACACGTGAGTTGCTGCGAAG AGAGGATCAAACAAAAGATGAAATAGGACCAGTTCGAACGATGATCGCCGGCGCCATTGGTGGTGTTTGCCTTTGGACCTCAACATTTCCAGCCGATGTAATCAAGAGCCGGATTCAGGTGAAGAACCTGAACGACAGCATGTTCACCGTGGGAGCTGACATAGTTCGGCGCGAAGGCGTTTTGGCCTTGTATCGCGGCCTGCTGCCATCCGTCCTGCGTACCATTCCGGCAACAGCCACTCTGTTCGTCACCTACGAGTACACCAAGCGAGCGATGAGCGCCACGCTCTGA